A single Mangrovimonas sp. YM274 DNA region contains:
- a CDS encoding porin: MKKLFTLYLFLMAISQLSAQEDAPKSDSEDKKKFSLSGSIDAYYRVNFNGPNKELEDGTIVAPGSSFANLPGFALGMANVIAAYEGEKVGFVADLVFGPRGTDAIFASPMYSATGDIVNQLYAYWNVSDKVTLTFGNFNTFLGYEVISPVANFNYSTSYLFSYGPFSHTGLKADFAFTDDFSLMLAVMNPTDLTEFNPTGKYAFGAQLGFKGQYLNFLTDDGAFEIDYTGGFDITNSVFLGINAAYYNNDDFGFAGVALYPQFATSDNFTIGFRGEYFLEDGDFGAIGTGVEDSSVFAATLTGSYTINSLIIKPELRLDSASDDAFMDNDLAPTKSLSSFLLAAIYAF; the protein is encoded by the coding sequence ATGAAAAAACTTTTCACCCTTTACTTGTTCTTAATGGCAATTAGCCAATTAAGCGCCCAAGAAGACGCCCCAAAAAGTGATTCTGAAGACAAAAAGAAATTTTCCTTAAGCGGTAGTATTGACGCTTATTACAGGGTTAATTTTAACGGTCCCAACAAAGAACTTGAAGACGGCACCATCGTCGCTCCGGGATCATCTTTTGCCAACCTACCTGGGTTTGCACTTGGCATGGCCAATGTAATTGCCGCCTACGAAGGTGAAAAAGTAGGCTTTGTAGCCGATTTGGTCTTTGGACCAAGAGGAACGGATGCCATTTTCGCTTCACCAATGTATTCTGCTACAGGAGATATTGTCAATCAACTTTACGCCTATTGGAATGTATCCGACAAAGTAACCCTAACCTTTGGTAACTTTAACACCTTTCTTGGATATGAAGTAATTTCTCCCGTTGCCAATTTCAATTACAGCACCTCCTACCTATTTTCCTATGGACCATTTAGCCATACGGGACTTAAAGCTGACTTTGCTTTTACAGACGACTTCAGCTTAATGCTTGCGGTTATGAACCCAACGGACCTAACCGAATTTAATCCAACAGGCAAATATGCATTTGGAGCCCAACTAGGCTTTAAGGGGCAGTACCTAAATTTCCTGACTGACGACGGCGCCTTTGAAATTGACTATACAGGAGGATTCGACATTACCAATAGTGTCTTCCTTGGCATAAATGCCGCCTATTATAATAATGATGATTTTGGCTTCGCAGGCGTAGCTCTTTATCCTCAATTTGCCACAAGCGACAACTTCACCATTGGTTTTAGAGGTGAATATTTCCTTGAAGATGGTGACTTTGGTGCCATTGGTACAGGCGTTGAAGATTCAAGTGTATTTGCCGCCACCCTTACGGGAAGCTACACCATCAACAGCTTAATTATTAAACCAGAACTGCGCTTAGACAGTGCTTCAGACGATGCCTTCATGGACAACGATTTGGCACCAACAAAAAGTTTAAGCTCATTTCTTTTAGCTGCTATTTATGCTTTCTAA
- a CDS encoding P-II family nitrogen regulator, producing the protein MKKIEAIIRKSKFSEVKEALHKVGVNFFSYWDVTGLGNEKEGHVYRSISYSTSDIKRSYLSIVVNDDFEEVTVKTIIESAKTGEVGDGKIFVSDIKECYRIRTGEKGGETLK; encoded by the coding sequence ATGAAGAAAATTGAAGCAATAATCAGAAAATCCAAATTTTCAGAAGTAAAAGAAGCTCTTCACAAAGTAGGAGTAAACTTTTTCTCCTATTGGGATGTTACAGGTCTTGGCAACGAAAAAGAAGGCCATGTATACCGCAGTATCAGCTACAGTACTAGCGACATCAAAAGAAGCTACCTCTCCATTGTGGTTAACGATGATTTTGAGGAAGTCACAGTAAAAACAATCATTGAGTCCGCCAAAACCGGAGAAGTTGGAGATGGAAAAATTTTCGTGTCCGATATCAAAGAGTGCTACAGAATCCGCACCGGTGAAAAAGGAGGAGAAACTTTAAAATAA
- a CDS encoding glutamate synthase subunit beta, with translation MGKITGFMEFEREVEKYADVEERVKNYKEFTIPLAEDKLKDQGARCMDCGIPFCHSGCPLGNLIPDFNDSVYKGKWKEAARILHATNNFPEFTGRLCPAPCEEACVLGINEDPVTIENIEKNIVETAFEEGWIVANPPEERTGKSVAVIGSGPSGLAAAQQLNRAGHSVTVFERDAKVGGLLRYGIPDFKLEKTIIDRRIAILEEEGICFEVNAHVGENVSVETLKDEFDAILLCNGATERRSIPIKGAHLKGVHQAMEFLKMNNQYVDGKLDFDEILSAKDKNVIVIGGGDTGSDCIGTSNRHGAKSVVNFEILSKPTVGRPANQPWPYWPMKLKTSSSHQEGVERFFSISTKEFLGDKNGNLKGLKTVEVEWIFKDGERPQLKEIPDTEKKWDCDLVLLALGFTGPEKTLVEQFGLDTDFRSNIQATVSDYKTNVPGIFAAGDSRRGQSLIVWAISEGRQAAHHIDKFLMGSTNLPLKDDNDLPRV, from the coding sequence ATGGGAAAGATAACCGGATTTATGGAATTTGAACGGGAGGTTGAAAAATATGCCGATGTTGAAGAAAGGGTTAAAAACTATAAGGAATTTACGATTCCTTTAGCGGAAGATAAATTGAAAGATCAGGGCGCCCGATGTATGGACTGCGGTATTCCATTTTGTCATAGTGGTTGCCCTTTGGGGAATCTAATCCCAGATTTTAATGATAGTGTCTATAAAGGGAAATGGAAAGAGGCTGCGAGAATTTTGCATGCCACCAATAATTTTCCTGAATTTACGGGGCGGTTATGTCCAGCTCCTTGCGAAGAGGCTTGCGTTTTAGGAATTAATGAAGACCCTGTGACAATTGAAAATATTGAAAAGAATATTGTAGAAACCGCTTTTGAAGAAGGGTGGATTGTCGCAAATCCACCTGAAGAAAGAACGGGCAAAAGTGTTGCGGTTATAGGTTCTGGGCCGTCGGGATTGGCGGCAGCACAGCAGCTTAATAGAGCGGGACATAGTGTAACGGTATTCGAACGCGATGCCAAAGTAGGTGGCTTACTTCGCTATGGAATCCCAGACTTTAAATTGGAGAAAACAATTATAGACAGAAGAATTGCTATTTTGGAAGAAGAAGGCATCTGTTTTGAAGTGAATGCTCATGTAGGAGAAAATGTTAGCGTAGAAACCCTGAAGGATGAGTTTGATGCCATACTTTTATGTAATGGAGCAACCGAAAGACGTAGTATCCCTATCAAAGGAGCGCATTTAAAAGGAGTGCATCAGGCTATGGAGTTTTTGAAAATGAATAATCAGTATGTAGATGGCAAGCTGGACTTTGATGAAATTTTAAGTGCTAAGGATAAAAATGTGATTGTTATCGGTGGAGGTGACACGGGTTCTGATTGTATTGGAACCTCCAATAGACATGGTGCTAAATCGGTTGTTAATTTTGAGATATTGAGTAAGCCTACGGTTGGCAGACCAGCCAATCAGCCTTGGCCTTATTGGCCGATGAAGTTGAAAACAAGTTCTTCCCATCAAGAAGGGGTGGAACGATTTTTCAGTATTTCAACCAAAGAATTTTTAGGGGATAAAAACGGGAACTTAAAAGGGCTTAAAACGGTTGAGGTAGAATGGATTTTTAAAGATGGTGAGCGACCTCAGTTAAAAGAAATTCCAGATACAGAAAAAAAATGGGACTGCGATTTGGTACTTTTGGCTTTAGGATTTACGGGGCCAGAAAAAACTTTAGTGGAACAATTTGGTTTGGACACCGATTTTAGAAGTAATATTCAGGCTACGGTTTCTGATTATAAAACTAATGTTCCGGGAATATTTGCAGCTGGTGATTCCCGTAGAGGACAATCATTAATTGTTTGGGCGATTTCAGAAGGGAGGCAAGCGGCTCATCATATTGACAAATTTTTGATGGGTAGTACTAATTTGCCTTTAAAAGATGATAATGATTTGCCTAGAGTTTAA
- the gltB gene encoding glutamate synthase large subunit, producing MLKKQGLYLPEFEHDNCGAGFICSLKGIKSNDIIHKALQILEKLEHRGAVSADGKTGDGAGILVDIPHEFFVANCKFKLPKEREYAVSNVFLPKKENQRKFCISVLEKHVEEQGLKVLGWRDVPVDESVLGEIAAVTQPYIKQVFIGKGDKNQDDFLFNVKLFIARKKAEHEIIASKISESAFFYLPSLSTKVIIYKGLLIPEDIKLFYKDLNDPLLVTRLALVHQRFSTNTFPTWDLAQPFRYMCHNGEINTLRGNVSRMYSREELMESELFGEEIKKILPIVLPRKSDSASMDMVVELLLMTGRSLPEVMMMLVPEAWEKNSDMSDSKKAFYEYNSCLMEPWDGPASIPFTDGDYIGAVLDRNGLRPSRYSVTKDGYVIMSSEIGVIDIEPKNVEHHGRLEPGKMFLVNMKEGRIVNDEEIKERIAAMHPYRKWIDNNLVQLRDIPYNDCPVFFNEEPLEKRKVVFGYTQEDVNTIILPMAKNSKEPIGSMGSDTPLAVLSERPQLIYNYFKQLFAQVTNPPLDGIREELITDISLTLGSDSNIFEIDEKHCQKLKIQNPVISKQDLDKIKSYKNPHFKVGEIPMLYDVQKGHNGLEDALEDILEQAAKCIEEGTNIIILSDRNTNDVKAPIPALLACSYVNSGLYKLGKRSQISIIIESAEPREVHHFAMLFSYGASAINPYMVNEIIEDQMDDLNDSSIDPLQAINNYNKAVGKGILKVMNKIGISTLNSYRGAQLFECIGINSDVVEKYFPKTVTRIQGVDLHQLEKEINKRYQKAYKSKHIAANLDLEIGGQYRWRRNGEHHLFNPLSVAKLQEAVRSNKPKTYEEYSKIINDQSKQLMTIRGLFEFANYDPIPLEEVEPWTNIVKRFKTGAMSYGSISKEAHENLAIAMNRIGGKSNSGEGGENEERFYKDVNGDWKNSAIKQVASGRFGVTSNYLTNAQEIQIKMAQGAKPGEGGQLPGPKVNPEIAKTRNSTPYVGLISPPPHHDIYSIEDLSQLIYDLKSANREARINVKLVSEVGVGTVAAGVAKAKADVVLISGYDGGTGASPLTSLKHAGLPWELGLAETQQTLVMNNLRNRIVVECDGQLKTGRDVAIACLLGAEEFGFATAPLVASGCIMMRVCHLNTCPVGIATQNPELRKKFKGKPEHVVNFMYFVAQELREIMAKLGFRTVDEMVGRVEKLDRNMAIDYYKAHGIDLSPILHKVEVEPGTKLYNTCGQDHYLEKSLDFEIISQAHPALFRKEKTILDFKITNEDRAVGAILSNEISKIYGAQGLPENTLKINFKGSAGQSFGAFATHGLSLIVTGNTNDYIGKGLSGAKLVVKVPDEATIVPEENVIVGNVAFYGATSGEAYINGKAGERFCVRNSGVKTVVEGIGDHGCEYMTGGIAVILGNVGRNFGAGMSGGIAYVYDKNETFVKHCNTEGLNLDPVVIPEDVQELKRLIENHYNATQSALAQRILENWENELPKFIKVLPEEYKQALIRLENENNLVTK from the coding sequence ATGTTGAAGAAACAGGGGTTGTATTTGCCAGAATTTGAACACGATAATTGTGGTGCAGGATTTATATGTAGTTTAAAAGGAATCAAGTCTAATGATATTATTCATAAGGCGCTCCAGATTCTTGAGAAGTTGGAGCATCGTGGTGCGGTAAGTGCCGATGGGAAGACAGGAGATGGAGCGGGTATTTTGGTCGATATTCCTCATGAGTTTTTTGTGGCCAATTGTAAATTTAAGTTGCCTAAGGAGCGGGAGTATGCTGTAAGTAATGTCTTTTTGCCCAAAAAGGAAAACCAACGTAAATTTTGTATTTCGGTTTTAGAAAAACATGTAGAAGAACAAGGACTTAAAGTTTTAGGTTGGAGGGATGTGCCGGTAGATGAATCTGTCCTTGGGGAAATAGCCGCAGTAACACAACCTTATATCAAGCAAGTGTTTATTGGTAAAGGCGATAAAAATCAGGATGATTTTCTGTTTAATGTAAAGCTGTTCATTGCAAGGAAAAAAGCAGAGCATGAAATTATTGCTTCCAAGATTTCGGAAAGTGCCTTTTTCTATTTACCTAGTTTATCTACTAAGGTCATTATATATAAAGGACTTTTAATCCCAGAAGACATCAAATTGTTTTATAAAGATTTGAATGATCCTTTATTGGTCACTCGTTTGGCTTTGGTGCACCAGCGTTTTTCAACTAACACTTTTCCAACTTGGGATTTGGCGCAGCCTTTTAGGTATATGTGCCATAATGGAGAAATCAATACTTTAAGAGGTAATGTTTCCCGTATGTATTCCAGAGAGGAATTAATGGAAAGTGAGTTGTTTGGTGAAGAAATCAAAAAGATTTTACCAATTGTACTTCCTAGAAAATCAGATTCGGCTTCTATGGATATGGTGGTTGAGCTGTTGTTAATGACGGGGCGTTCCTTGCCAGAAGTTATGATGATGCTGGTGCCTGAAGCTTGGGAGAAGAATTCAGACATGTCTGATAGCAAAAAAGCTTTTTATGAATATAATTCCTGTTTAATGGAACCTTGGGATGGTCCAGCGTCCATTCCTTTCACAGATGGAGATTATATTGGTGCTGTTTTGGATAGAAACGGACTGCGTCCTTCAAGATATTCGGTAACCAAAGATGGTTATGTTATTATGTCTTCGGAAATTGGGGTGATTGATATTGAACCTAAAAATGTCGAACACCACGGGCGGTTGGAACCAGGAAAAATGTTCTTGGTAAATATGAAGGAAGGGCGGATTGTAAATGATGAAGAAATTAAGGAACGTATTGCCGCTATGCATCCGTATCGCAAATGGATAGACAATAATTTGGTGCAACTACGTGATATACCCTATAATGATTGTCCAGTCTTTTTTAATGAAGAGCCTTTAGAAAAGCGTAAAGTGGTGTTTGGGTATACCCAAGAGGATGTCAATACTATTATTTTGCCAATGGCAAAAAATAGCAAAGAGCCTATAGGGTCTATGGGGAGCGACACGCCGTTGGCGGTGTTGTCTGAAAGACCGCAGTTGATTTATAATTACTTTAAGCAGTTATTTGCCCAGGTTACCAACCCGCCTTTGGATGGAATTCGTGAGGAATTGATTACGGACATAAGTTTGACTTTAGGGAGTGATTCCAATATTTTTGAGATAGATGAAAAGCACTGTCAAAAGCTTAAAATTCAGAATCCAGTAATTTCCAAACAAGATTTAGATAAAATTAAAAGCTATAAAAACCCACATTTCAAGGTTGGGGAAATTCCAATGCTATACGATGTCCAAAAGGGGCATAATGGTTTGGAGGATGCTTTGGAAGATATATTGGAGCAGGCAGCCAAATGTATTGAGGAAGGTACCAATATTATTATTCTTTCCGATAGAAATACTAATGATGTGAAAGCGCCGATACCTGCGCTCTTGGCTTGCTCTTATGTGAATAGTGGTTTGTATAAGTTGGGGAAACGTTCTCAAATAAGCATTATCATAGAATCTGCTGAGCCAAGGGAAGTGCATCATTTTGCGATGCTATTTAGTTATGGGGCTAGTGCTATTAACCCTTATATGGTAAATGAAATTATTGAAGATCAAATGGATGATCTTAATGATTCTTCAATAGATCCTTTACAGGCTATAAACAACTATAACAAAGCGGTAGGAAAAGGGATTTTAAAGGTGATGAATAAAATAGGTATTTCTACACTGAACTCCTACCGAGGGGCGCAATTGTTTGAGTGTATTGGAATCAATTCTGATGTAGTGGAAAAGTATTTTCCTAAAACAGTGACCAGAATCCAAGGGGTTGATTTGCATCAATTGGAAAAAGAAATCAATAAGCGCTATCAAAAAGCGTATAAAAGTAAGCATATAGCTGCTAATCTTGATTTGGAAATTGGAGGACAATACCGTTGGAGAAGAAATGGGGAGCATCATTTGTTTAATCCGTTATCAGTAGCAAAATTGCAAGAAGCAGTAAGGAGCAATAAGCCTAAAACCTATGAGGAATACTCTAAAATCATTAATGATCAGTCTAAACAGCTAATGACTATTAGGGGCTTGTTTGAATTTGCAAACTATGATCCAATCCCTTTAGAAGAAGTGGAGCCTTGGACGAATATTGTCAAGCGATTTAAAACAGGGGCCATGTCTTATGGTTCTATCAGTAAGGAAGCCCATGAGAACTTAGCCATTGCCATGAATCGTATTGGCGGAAAAAGTAACTCAGGAGAAGGAGGGGAAAATGAAGAACGTTTTTATAAAGACGTCAATGGTGATTGGAAAAATAGTGCAATCAAGCAGGTGGCTTCAGGACGCTTTGGTGTGACCTCCAATTATTTGACCAATGCTCAAGAAATACAGATAAAAATGGCGCAAGGAGCCAAGCCGGGAGAAGGAGGGCAATTGCCAGGACCTAAGGTGAATCCTGAAATAGCTAAAACCAGAAATTCTACGCCTTATGTAGGTTTGATTTCGCCACCTCCTCATCACGATATATATTCAATTGAAGATTTGTCACAATTGATTTACGATTTGAAATCGGCCAATAGAGAAGCGCGTATCAATGTGAAATTGGTATCTGAAGTTGGTGTTGGTACTGTGGCCGCGGGTGTGGCCAAGGCAAAGGCCGATGTGGTATTGATTTCTGGTTATGATGGAGGTACAGGAGCATCGCCGTTAACATCTTTAAAGCATGCCGGGTTGCCTTGGGAATTAGGATTGGCAGAAACACAGCAAACCTTGGTGATGAATAACCTGAGAAATAGGATTGTTGTTGAATGCGATGGTCAATTAAAAACAGGTAGGGATGTTGCTATAGCATGTTTATTGGGGGCTGAGGAATTTGGTTTTGCTACGGCACCATTAGTGGCCTCAGGGTGTATAATGATGCGAGTGTGCCATTTGAATACCTGTCCTGTAGGAATTGCAACTCAGAATCCTGAATTACGCAAGAAGTTTAAAGGAAAACCAGAGCATGTTGTTAACTTCATGTATTTTGTGGCTCAGGAGCTTAGGGAGATCATGGCTAAACTAGGATTTAGAACGGTGGATGAAATGGTGGGTAGAGTTGAGAAATTGGATAGAAATATGGCTATTGATTACTACAAGGCCCATGGTATTGATTTGTCTCCAATTTTACATAAAGTAGAAGTAGAACCAGGAACTAAGTTGTACAATACATGTGGGCAAGATCACTATTTGGAAAAATCATTGGATTTTGAAATTATTAGTCAAGCGCATCCAGCGCTGTTCCGAAAGGAGAAGACTATTTTGGATTTCAAAATTACAAATGAAGACCGCGCTGTTGGTGCGATATTGAGTAATGAGATTTCAAAAATATATGGTGCACAAGGATTGCCGGAAAATACTTTGAAGATTAATTTTAAGGGTAGTGCAGGACAGAGTTTTGGTGCATTCGCGACGCATGGTTTAAGCTTGATTGTGACAGGGAATACCAATGATTATATTGGTAAAGGGCTTTCTGGAGCAAAATTGGTAGTGAAAGTACCTGACGAAGCAACAATTGTCCCTGAGGAAAATGTGATTGTTGGTAATGTGGCCTTTTATGGCGCTACCTCTGGAGAAGCTTATATTAACGGTAAGGCAGGGGAACGGTTCTGTGTTAGAAACTCTGGCGTTAAAACCGTTGTAGAGGGTATTGGAGATCATGGCTGTGAATACATGACAGGAGGTATTGCTGTAATACTTGGAAATGTAGGGCGCAATTTTGGAGCAGGTATGAGCGGGGGAATAGCCTATGTTTACGATAAGAATGAAACCTTCGTAAAGCATTGCAATACAGAGGGACTGAATTTGGACCCAGTAGTTATTCCAGAGGATGTCCAGGAGTTGAAACGATTAATTGAAAATCATTACAATGCCACGCAGAGTGCTTTGGCGCAACGTATTTTGGAAAATTGGGAGAACGAATTGCCTAAATTTATTAAAGTGCTTCCAGAGGAGTACAAGCAGGCTTTGATACGATTGGAAAATGAAAATAACCTTGTAACGAAATAG
- the ilvD gene encoding dihydroxy-acid dehydratase, whose translation MNKLNKYSKTVTQDPTQPAAQAMLHAIGLTNEDFFKPIIGIASTGYEGNPCNMHLNDLAKLVKEGTQNEDVVGLIFNTIGVSDGISMGTPGMRYSLPSRDIIADSMETVVQAMSYDGLVTVVGCDKNMPGALMAMIRLNRPSILVYGGTIDSGCHNGRKLDVVSAFEAWGSKVAGTMTETEYQSIVEKACPGAGACGGMYTANTMASAIEALGMSLPYNSSNPALSKEKKDESIRAGEAMRLLLEKDIKPSDIITKKSLENAIRLVTILGGSTNAVLHFLAIARAARIEFTLEDFQKISDNTPFLADLKPSGKYLMEDVHAVGGIPAVLKYLLKKGLLHGDCLTVTGKTLAENLLDVPDLSPDQDVIKPLESPIKISGHLRMLYGNLASEGSVAKITGKEGLSFVGKAKVFDGEYAANDGIRDGKVEKGDVVVIRYEGPKGGPGMPEMLKPTAAIIGAGLGKDVALITDGRFSGGTHGFVVGHITPEAQEGGNIALVKDGDLITIDAETNTIMLEVSEEELQERRKQWKAPKLKFDRGVLYKYARTVSSASKGCVTDEF comes from the coding sequence ATGAATAAACTTAATAAATATAGTAAAACAGTAACTCAAGATCCTACTCAGCCGGCGGCTCAAGCAATGTTGCACGCCATAGGATTGACGAATGAAGATTTTTTTAAGCCAATTATTGGCATTGCAAGTACCGGTTATGAGGGTAACCCTTGTAATATGCATTTAAATGACTTGGCAAAATTGGTAAAGGAGGGAACACAGAATGAAGATGTGGTTGGTTTGATATTCAATACCATTGGGGTGAGCGATGGAATTTCCATGGGAACTCCGGGAATGAGATATTCTTTGCCGTCAAGAGATATCATCGCCGATTCCATGGAAACGGTAGTTCAAGCGATGAGTTATGATGGATTGGTGACGGTTGTTGGTTGTGATAAAAATATGCCGGGAGCTTTAATGGCCATGATTAGATTGAATCGTCCTTCCATTTTGGTTTATGGGGGAACTATTGATTCTGGATGTCATAATGGTAGGAAGTTGGATGTGGTCTCTGCTTTTGAGGCTTGGGGAAGTAAAGTGGCCGGAACCATGACCGAAACAGAATATCAAAGTATTGTGGAAAAGGCGTGTCCAGGAGCCGGTGCTTGCGGAGGTATGTATACAGCCAACACCATGGCCTCGGCTATTGAAGCCTTGGGGATGTCGCTTCCATATAATTCTTCCAACCCTGCCTTGAGTAAGGAGAAAAAAGATGAATCGATTAGAGCAGGTGAGGCCATGCGTTTGCTGTTGGAAAAGGATATTAAACCTTCGGATATCATTACCAAAAAGTCTCTTGAGAATGCCATAAGGTTGGTGACCATTCTTGGAGGTTCTACTAATGCGGTGCTGCATTTCTTGGCAATTGCTAGAGCAGCCCGGATAGAATTCACACTAGAGGACTTTCAGAAAATTAGTGATAACACGCCGTTTTTGGCCGATTTGAAGCCTAGCGGAAAATATTTGATGGAAGATGTGCATGCGGTGGGCGGTATCCCGGCCGTGTTAAAATATTTATTGAAAAAAGGATTGCTGCATGGGGATTGTTTGACGGTAACAGGAAAAACGCTTGCAGAAAATCTTTTGGACGTACCAGATTTATCTCCCGATCAAGATGTCATCAAACCTTTGGAAAGTCCTATAAAAATTTCAGGACACTTACGCATGCTTTATGGCAATTTGGCTTCGGAAGGTAGTGTAGCCAAGATTACCGGGAAAGAAGGACTGAGTTTTGTTGGGAAAGCCAAGGTGTTTGATGGGGAATATGCTGCCAATGATGGGATTCGAGACGGTAAGGTTGAAAAAGGCGATGTGGTGGTGATTAGGTATGAAGGTCCTAAGGGAGGTCCTGGAATGCCCGAAATGTTGAAACCAACGGCTGCTATTATCGGTGCTGGATTGGGGAAAGATGTTGCCTTGATTACTGATGGAAGATTTTCAGGCGGAACCCACGGTTTTGTAGTGGGGCATATCACGCCTGAAGCTCAAGAGGGAGGAAATATCGCTCTGGTGAAAGACGGTGATTTAATCACTATAGATGCTGAAACTAACACCATTATGTTGGAAGTTTCGGAAGAAGAATTACAAGAAAGAAGAAAACAATGGAAGGCACCTAAATTAAAGTTTGATAGAGGGGTGCTGTATAAATATGCAAGAACCGTATCGTCTGCTTCCAAAGGATGCGTGACCGATGAATTTTAG
- the ilvB gene encoding biosynthetic-type acetolactate synthase large subunit: MNTETLKEQKVTVATTERISGSEAIVRCLLEEGVDTIYGYPGGAIMPVYDELYKYRDQLHHVLTRHEQGAAHAAQGYARISGKVGVAMATSGPGATNLITGIADAQIDSTPLVCITGQVASHLLGSDAFQETDIIGISTPVTKWNHQVTRAEDIPEVLAKAFYIAKSGRPGPVLIDITKDAQFAEFDFKYKKCTGIRSYTPIPKMDLEQVKAAAELINSAKKPMIVWGQGVILGQAEEEFKAVVEKSGIPSAWTILGASAISTDHPLNVGMVGMHGNYAPNKLTNECDVLIAIGMRFDDRVTGNLATYAKQAKVIHFEIDPAEVDKNVKTNVAVLGNAKETLAALLPLLEEKNHEQWHDEFRKLHVVEFEKVIKKDLYPVKEGLTMGEVLKEINEQSKGDAAIVSDVGQHQMIACRYAKFNKSKSNITSGGLGTMGFALPAAIGAKMAAPEREVVAIIGDGGFQMTIQELGTIFQQRLPVKIVVLNNEFLGMVRQWQQLFFDKRYASTEMINPDFISIAKGYYIEAKKVTKREELKDAVAEMMSSEGPYFLEVCVEKEDNVFPMIPTGASVSDVRLS; encoded by the coding sequence ATGAATACAGAAACATTGAAAGAGCAAAAAGTAACCGTAGCGACTACGGAGCGCATTTCTGGTAGTGAAGCCATTGTGCGCTGTTTGTTGGAAGAAGGTGTGGATACTATCTATGGGTATCCGGGAGGGGCAATCATGCCCGTGTATGACGAATTATATAAATATAGAGATCAATTGCATCATGTCCTAACCAGGCACGAGCAGGGCGCTGCGCATGCCGCACAAGGTTATGCGCGAATTTCGGGAAAGGTTGGTGTTGCTATGGCAACCTCTGGTCCAGGCGCTACAAATTTAATCACGGGTATTGCCGATGCGCAGATTGATTCTACCCCTTTGGTGTGCATAACGGGACAGGTGGCTTCGCACTTGTTGGGAAGTGACGCCTTTCAGGAAACTGATATCATTGGGATTTCTACCCCTGTGACCAAATGGAACCATCAGGTGACAAGGGCGGAAGACATTCCAGAGGTTTTGGCCAAAGCTTTTTACATTGCTAAAAGTGGGCGACCGGGTCCAGTACTGATTGACATTACCAAAGATGCACAATTTGCAGAATTTGATTTTAAGTATAAAAAATGTACAGGAATAAGAAGTTATACACCGATTCCAAAAATGGATTTGGAACAGGTGAAAGCTGCCGCGGAATTGATCAATTCAGCTAAAAAACCAATGATTGTTTGGGGGCAGGGGGTAATCCTTGGTCAAGCGGAAGAAGAGTTTAAGGCGGTTGTTGAAAAGTCGGGTATTCCTTCGGCGTGGACTATTTTGGGGGCTTCGGCCATCTCAACAGACCATCCGTTAAATGTGGGCATGGTGGGAATGCATGGCAATTATGCACCCAATAAATTAACCAATGAATGTGATGTCCTGATTGCAATTGGCATGCGTTTCGATGATCGTGTTACGGGTAATTTGGCGACCTATGCTAAACAAGCAAAAGTTATTCATTTTGAAATTGATCCTGCCGAAGTGGATAAAAATGTCAAAACAAATGTTGCCGTTTTGGGAAATGCCAAAGAAACTTTAGCGGCTTTACTTCCTTTATTGGAAGAGAAGAATCATGAGCAGTGGCATGATGAATTTAGAAAGCTTCATGTGGTGGAGTTTGAAAAGGTGATCAAAAAGGACCTTTATCCTGTCAAAGAAGGTTTGACGATGGGAGAAGTGTTGAAAGAAATTAATGAGCAGAGTAAAGGAGATGCAGCAATAGTAAGTGATGTAGGGCAGCACCAAATGATTGCCTGTCGCTATGCTAAATTCAATAAATCTAAAAGTAACATTACTTCCGGCGGTTTGGGAACAATGGGGTTTGCGCTTCCTGCAGCTATTGGTGCTAAAATGGCGGCACCCGAGCGGGAAGTGGTGGCTATTATTGGTGATGGAGGCTTTCAAATGACCATTCAGGAGCTGGGAACGATATTCCAACAGCGGTTACCTGTGAAGATTGTGGTGTTGAACAATGAGTTTTTAGGAATGGTAAGACAGTGGCAGCAATTGTTTTTTGATAAGCGCTATGCTTCCACGGAGATGATCAACCCTGATTTTATATCCATTGCAAAAGGCTATTATATAGAAGCTAAAAAAGTCACTAAACGGGAAGAGCTAAAGGATGCAGTTGCTGAAATGATGAGCAGCGAAGGACCTTATTTCTTGGAGGTTTGTGTAGAGAAAGAGGATAATGTATTCCCTATGATTCCTACGGGAGCTTCAGTGTCGGACGTAAGATTAAGTTAA